One genomic region from Sciurus carolinensis chromosome 2, mSciCar1.2, whole genome shotgun sequence encodes:
- the LOC124977052 gene encoding cytochrome P450 1A2 isoform X1 — MVLSQSPPISATELLLAAVIFCLLFWVVRASRSQVPKGLKSPPGPWGWPLIGHVLTLGKNPHLALAKLSQKYGDVMQIRIGTTPVVVLSGLDTIRQALVRQGDDFKGRPDLYSFTLVTDGQSLTFNPDSGPVWAARKRLAQDALKSFSIASDPASASSCYLEEHVSKEAECLIGRVQELMAEVGHFDPYNQVVISVAKVIGAMCFGKHFPHNSEEMLSIVTNTHEFVETASSGNPVDFFPILRYLPNPALERFKEFNKRFLYFLQKTVQEHYQDFDRNSVQDIVGALFKHSEKASRANGGLIPQEKIVNLINDIFGAGFDTVTTAISWSLMYLVTKPEIQKKIQKELDTVIGRERRPRLSDRPQLPYVEAFILELFRHASFVPFTIPHSTTRNTTLNGFHIPKERCVFINQWQVNHDPKTWEDPSEFRPERFLTDNNRAINKTLSEKVMLFGLGKRKCIGEIPAKWEIFLFLTSLLQQLEFSVPPGTEVDLTPIYGLTMKHARCDQVRAQPRFSK; from the exons ATGGTGTTGTCCCAGTCTCCTCCCATCTCAGCCACAGAGCTGCTCCTGGCTGCCGTCATCTTCTGCCTGTTATTCTGGGTGGTCAGAGCCTCAAGGTCTCAGGTCCCCAAAGGCCTAAAAAGTCCACCAGGGCCCTGGGGTTGGCCTCTGATAGGACATGTGCTGACCCTAGGGAAGAACCCTCACCTGGCACTAGCAAAGCTCAGTCAGAAGTATGGGGACGTGATGCAGATCCGCATTGGCACCACACCCGTGGTGGTGCTGAGTGGCCTGGACACCATCCGGCAGGCCCTAGTGAGGCAGGGTGATGACTTCAAGGGCCGGCCAGACCTCTACAGCTTTACCCTTGTTACCGATGGCCAGAGCTTGACCTTCAACCCAGACTCTGGACCAGTGTGGGCTGCCCGCAAGCGCCTGGCCCAGGACGCCCTGAAGAGTTTCTCCATAGCCTCGGACCCTGCTTCTGCATCTTCCTGCTACTTGGAGGAGCATGTGAGCAAGGAGGCTGAGTGTCTAATTGGCAGGGTCCAGGAGCTGATGGCAGAAGTTGGGCACTTTGACCCCTACAACCAGGTGGTGATATCAGTGGCCAAAGTTATTGGTGCCATGTGCTTCGGGAAGCACTTCCCCCATAACAGTGAGGAGATGCTCAGCATTGTGACAAACACCCATGAATTTGTGGAAACGGCCTCCTCTGGGAATCCTGTggattttttccccattcttcgCTACCTGCCCAATCCTGCCCTGGAAAGATTCAAGGAATTCAACAAGAGGTTCCTGTACTTCCTGCAGAAAACGGTCCAGGAGCACTATCAGGACTTCGACCGG AACAGTGTCCAGGACATTGTGGGCGCCCTGTTCAAGCACAGCGAGAAGGCCTCCAGAGCCAATGGTGGTCTCATCCCCCAGGAGAAGATTGTCAACCTTATCAATGACATCTTTGGAGCTG GATTTGACACTGTGACAACAGCCATCTCCTGGAGCCTTATGTACCTTGTGACGAAGCCTGAGATACAGAAGAAGATACAGAAGGAGTTAG ACACTGTGATTGGCAGGGAGCGGCGGCCCCGGCTCTCTGACAGACCCCAATTGCCCTACGTGGAGGCCTTCATCCTGGAGCTCTTCCGACATGCCTCCTTTGTCCCCTTCACCATCCCCCACAG cACAACAAGAAACACAACACTGAATGGTTTCCACATTCCCAAGGAGCGCTGTGTCTTTATAAACCAGTGGCAGGTCAACCACGACCC GAAGACGTGGGAGGATCCCTCTGAGTTCCGGCCTGAGCGATTCCTCACTGACAACAACAGGGCCATCAACAAGACCTTGAGTGAGAAGGTGATGCTCTTTGGCCTGGGCAAGCGCAAGTGCATTGGGGAGATCCCAGCCAAGTGGGAGATCTTCCTCTTCTTGACCTCCCTGCTGCAGCAGCTGGAGTTCAGTGTGCCACCAGGCACCGAGGTGGACCTGACCCCCATCTATGGGCTAACCATGAAGCATGCCCGCTGTGATCAGGTCCGGGCACAGCCACGCTTCTCCAAGTGA
- the LOC124977052 gene encoding cytochrome P450 1A2 isoform X2, with the protein MVLSQSPPISATELLLAAVIFCLLFWVVRASRSQVPKGLKSPPGPWGWPLIGHVLTLGKNPHLALAKLSQKYGDVMQIRIGTTPVVVLSGLDTIRQALVRQGDDFKGRPDLYSFTLVTDGQSLTFNPDSGPVWAARKRLAQDALKSFSIASDPASASSCYLEEHVSKEAECLIGRVQELMAEVGHFDPYNQVVISVAKVIGAMCFGKHFPHNSEEMLSIVTNTHEFVETASSGNPVDFFPILRYLPNPALERFKEFNKRFLYFLQKTVQEHYQDFDRNSVQDIVGALFKHSEKASRANGGLIPQEKIVNLINDIFGAGFDTVTTAISWSLMYLVTKPEIQKKIQKDTTRNTTLNGFHIPKERCVFINQWQVNHDPKTWEDPSEFRPERFLTDNNRAINKTLSEKVMLFGLGKRKCIGEIPAKWEIFLFLTSLLQQLEFSVPPGTEVDLTPIYGLTMKHARCDQVRAQPRFSK; encoded by the exons ATGGTGTTGTCCCAGTCTCCTCCCATCTCAGCCACAGAGCTGCTCCTGGCTGCCGTCATCTTCTGCCTGTTATTCTGGGTGGTCAGAGCCTCAAGGTCTCAGGTCCCCAAAGGCCTAAAAAGTCCACCAGGGCCCTGGGGTTGGCCTCTGATAGGACATGTGCTGACCCTAGGGAAGAACCCTCACCTGGCACTAGCAAAGCTCAGTCAGAAGTATGGGGACGTGATGCAGATCCGCATTGGCACCACACCCGTGGTGGTGCTGAGTGGCCTGGACACCATCCGGCAGGCCCTAGTGAGGCAGGGTGATGACTTCAAGGGCCGGCCAGACCTCTACAGCTTTACCCTTGTTACCGATGGCCAGAGCTTGACCTTCAACCCAGACTCTGGACCAGTGTGGGCTGCCCGCAAGCGCCTGGCCCAGGACGCCCTGAAGAGTTTCTCCATAGCCTCGGACCCTGCTTCTGCATCTTCCTGCTACTTGGAGGAGCATGTGAGCAAGGAGGCTGAGTGTCTAATTGGCAGGGTCCAGGAGCTGATGGCAGAAGTTGGGCACTTTGACCCCTACAACCAGGTGGTGATATCAGTGGCCAAAGTTATTGGTGCCATGTGCTTCGGGAAGCACTTCCCCCATAACAGTGAGGAGATGCTCAGCATTGTGACAAACACCCATGAATTTGTGGAAACGGCCTCCTCTGGGAATCCTGTggattttttccccattcttcgCTACCTGCCCAATCCTGCCCTGGAAAGATTCAAGGAATTCAACAAGAGGTTCCTGTACTTCCTGCAGAAAACGGTCCAGGAGCACTATCAGGACTTCGACCGG AACAGTGTCCAGGACATTGTGGGCGCCCTGTTCAAGCACAGCGAGAAGGCCTCCAGAGCCAATGGTGGTCTCATCCCCCAGGAGAAGATTGTCAACCTTATCAATGACATCTTTGGAGCTG GATTTGACACTGTGACAACAGCCATCTCCTGGAGCCTTATGTACCTTGTGACGAAGCCTGAGATACAGAAGAAGATACAGAAGGA cACAACAAGAAACACAACACTGAATGGTTTCCACATTCCCAAGGAGCGCTGTGTCTTTATAAACCAGTGGCAGGTCAACCACGACCC GAAGACGTGGGAGGATCCCTCTGAGTTCCGGCCTGAGCGATTCCTCACTGACAACAACAGGGCCATCAACAAGACCTTGAGTGAGAAGGTGATGCTCTTTGGCCTGGGCAAGCGCAAGTGCATTGGGGAGATCCCAGCCAAGTGGGAGATCTTCCTCTTCTTGACCTCCCTGCTGCAGCAGCTGGAGTTCAGTGTGCCACCAGGCACCGAGGTGGACCTGACCCCCATCTATGGGCTAACCATGAAGCATGCCCGCTGTGATCAGGTCCGGGCACAGCCACGCTTCTCCAAGTGA